Within Cucumis melo cultivar AY chromosome 4, USDA_Cmelo_AY_1.0, whole genome shotgun sequence, the genomic segment GGGCTTAGGCCTTGATGAAAGCTCGTGTGTAGTTAAGATTTACTTTACCctcattctttattttttttaattaggcccgtgttgcctataaatattccctccttttgtaccttttttaatataagaaaataataaaaacaaaatttcgTGGTTTTTCTTCCGGTACTCGGATTTTTACGTAAATCTATGTGTCTTTGTCTCTATTTTCAATagtttcaaaataattttaaacatAACAAGAATGGTTTTAACATTTACAAAATCACTCTCAAACATGAACGGCTTCTCAATGTTCTCTCTTTGTATACTAAAAAGATGGAGAAGGTTGTTCTGGTTTCAACTTTCAACTAGGGGAGGGTCCTAATTTTTACAAAGTTGGCTACCTGATTGTTTGAAAACGAATCTCTCTTTCATAAGATCTTGGAGGTCTTGCCTGATGTTTGTAATTGATCCATGAAAATAAAGCGTCCATCTCAAAATCATCTTGAAAATCTTTGTGTAGTTGCTCGCAAATAAATACCATTTAAGGGATGATCATTATTAGTTTCCATGGAAGTTGTTAATGTGGTTCTTTTACAATAATTGTGTCCCTCCAAAAAATTAATCTCTCTTACAAGAGTCTTTGGCCTTCTAATAGGGGCTACAAAAATCACTTTGAAAGAAGGGATTAGATGGTAGCTGGTAGCAACATCTTGACATCAAGAACACGATTAAAGAACATTGGAGTGATACAAATAAGGCATGGGATCGGGAAGGGCAGGACTCTGTTTGACAGGGAGATGGATGAGTGGATTAGATTGTCATATTATCCTGGAAAACATTATCACCTAATCAAATGTGGCCTAGTTTGGACAAAGATACTTCATGTCGGTATTTGTTTTCTGTTCTAAATCTGTCAAATCTCATCAGAACAAGTCCCATTCTAAATCAAACAAACACAATACATTTCTAGTTTCAAAAGGAAAGGCCATAAAGAAATTTAAGCTAATTCTATGGTCTCTAGCTAGGCTTGTTTGTCGCCCTCTTCACTGGGATTTCATAGTATAGTAGAATACTAGAATTGTTTATGGAAACCCACATGATTCATGAGAGGTGTGAAATTGGGTTTCAATTTGTTATTAACTAAAATTTTGTGGGTTGTGAACAGATTCTTTGGCTAAAGTTCTTTTTACATAATACTAAGCTTATTCTAGacgtttgtttttttttttttttttcacataaCAATGAAATGTTTCTTGTTTGTAGcccaaaaaaacaaacaatatcCAAGTACAGTTATATTCTTGACATGGTTTGTGGATGTTCTAACCTACAGTCACATCAGAATTCAACAGACAAGAATGATGTCTTTGTCAAAACTTCATTCTAGGATGGCATCATCAGAAAGGAAGAATTATGACAGAACTGAAGTTGAATTTTTTATGCTTAGCAGAAGATAAAGAACCCCTTATTAGTAGTAGAATTATTCATACCCACTCAGATGTTAGGTTGGACCTCAAACTTCGCTATCTTAAGACATTTCAATGGATGAACAAATGACGATCAGTTTAAATCACAATAGTTTTCCACTCAAAACACCAATTCAGGTAATGAATATTAGAATTAGATACATAAAGCATTAgtaatattttcttttcactTGACAGAGAAACCAATTATATATCTTCAAACCAGAAGAACATTGCAGGGCAGGAAATGGACAACTGACTTAAAGAAAGCGTGCAAAGACTACACAACAAAAATAGCAAGCAAGTCATTGTCACACAAATCTAAACAGCCAATGATCTAGAGCATACCAATAAGTGAAGCCTCAAGCAACTGTGTCCTCCAAAGAACCTGATCCATGGGTGACATTGTCCCAAGCTTTGCACCTTTGTTCTGGATCTTAACAATGTTCATAAGACTGGACAAGAGAATGACAGACATGGTAGCAGCAATTGTTTTAACAGTTGCTGGACCTTTACCCATTTTCAGCTGATCTAAACTCTTTATAACAAACTCTCTAAGTAACCCAATCTTTACCAGCAAGAGGAATGCCACAACTCCCTCGGCAAAAAGAACCAAAAACAATAACTGAATCATCTTTGCCACTGGCAAATCAAAGATCCACCacttccaaaagaaaaaaaccctaaatcccTCAAAGGGTGTTCGATTTCAATcttataaaaacaaaacaaaaacaacttcAAAACCCCAGTTTCATTTCCCCAACAGAAAATGGCAATGTTTTGAAAACCCATTAGCCATTTTTCCTATCTAATTCCACCTGAAGGAGCTTCTTTTTCCCTTCAAGCTCCAAAATCCAAAGCGGAGGACGAAGTTTTTAAGACAAAACAGCTACTTGCAAGCAGACATATAGTAAGTAAATTTGTAAACAAGCTTACACCCAGAAAAGGAGGGAGATGAAAGGCTACAGATCTGGAAAATTAGCCCAAATGAGAAGAGGAAAGCTCCTCCTGAGGAAAGCCCACGTCTTACTTTtgtgaaaaatgaaataatggGTTTTGGTTTTAGGTCTAGGACTTCAAGTGGGTATTAGCTTTTTTCCtgagaatgaaaaagaaatggGGAGATGTAAAGTgtgaaaagttaaaaaagaggaagaaaaaggaaagcaAACAGAGACGATGAACAATTGGGgattagacaaaaagagaagaagcaCAATCAAGGGGTATTAGTTTATTTAAGGAAGGAGGCCACTCAAGAGTCAAACAAGCGTAAAACGAGGTCCTTCCATTACGACAATAATGACAAACTCATTGAAATGATAAAAATTTTAGGAATGTTAAAATTTAGCCTTTATTTATGATAAGAATTGGATGTTTGTAGTTTGATAAAATCATCGCTGATAGTTTTTGTGATGGGAACTACCTTTTAGGATTTTATTAAACTACAAAGAATTCCTTGTGAAGTTCTATCATATTgaattctaatttttaaaatggtAGATTATTGATtaatcttttgttttctttttcatgaATCAAAGTATTGATAGATTAACTTATTTCATAAATATCAATGACTCTATATGTTAAGAGGATCCTACCTTATTTTTAAAGTTCGTCaacataatttaaaataaataaaaagattgATAAGTTTTTCATACAAGTAGCATATAAAAACTTTTCTAATGAAATATTGAAGTAGTTGTCTCGTGAGTTCAACGATGCTAAATGTTCCGAAAGTCTCTCCACTCAAACAACATTAGTATCTCATCTAATAGTTATATGCTTAATTTGTAAATGACTATCCAATTCATAGTTGAATTACAAAATTAGTCTTAATAAAATTAGAATTTTGTCCTTATCATTTATAATTAGAATTTAGTCTCTATAGTTTgataaaatttttagaaattGTTTTGGAATTTATCAAAATACAAAGACTAAATTCCAACCGTGGGACAAACTTTATAATTTGATAATAAATTTTCCCATATAAATATTGTGGCAGTTTCTATCTTATTTGAGTAATATTGACATTGTCATAGATGAGAAAGAGTAAATTCATGGATTACTAATAAAATAAGCTTTTAAGGCTTGTGTTAGACacatgaaataaaataatttattatttaacaatacaaaaataattgagtGGAGTGAGTTTATACAATTGTAGTACATTGTAGTACAGACATCTTTTCCACCTTCCTATAGTATTGAAAAAGTTCTATGAAAATTCCTTTGGGACATTAACAGGTAAGTTATATTGACCAAGTTGTGAAGTAGTAATGGTTATGTTTTTCTTATAAATTTTAAGTTTGAATATTTATTGTTTATCATTAGTAAGATAATtatttaaaacttaaatttgaAGTAGCATTATTCCGTTTTTAGTGTTGGAAATGAAATCCATAAATAATCATCCATCACTAAATTTTTTTgcattataaaaaatattttttaaccaactttgatttgttttttttttttttttttttggaatttgactaaaaatttaaatcttTCATCATGAAAGATATAAATAATGTagaaaattaattgaaaataattttatttttacaaaccaaaaactaaaaatgaaaaatcaaatagttatcAAAAGGTTATCTTGGTTTTTGAACTTTAACATCTAATCGTGATAAGTTTTATCAAAATTAAGTGtcaaattttaattatgttACAAATTTGATCATTGATGGATTTATTAATCTCTCCATGGGTAATAAAAATCTATTAAATATAATcctaataatatttttatattgtGAAGATTTAATTATCTAAAGAAATTAGAAACCaattaaatgaaatgaaatatgTGTTATTATTAAAAATGACAGATTGCTTTATTACAAATATTAGGATAATATGTGTCAAATAGATATTTCTAGTGTTTATTGCCACTATCTACTTGCTATTTTGCCTATAAATAAAAGTCTTTATGGGATACGCATGGGTGAACTTTCCAAATAAATAGGGAGTAGGATTTAAAGagaattttctaatttttatttcctttattatttatttattttatttatttattatattttttattttaatattatattttcttgaCTTTCATGTATAAGTTTGTCTCATTTTTACAACATATTATCGGCACCAGCTTCAACTGTCTCCGTCGTCGAAGGTAGGTCGGATTTTCtcattttattataaaaatgtTATTTTGCATATTTGGTgtatattaaatttctaatataattataatattttatgatagtGTTATCATGCAAATCTTGGGAAACTAAATTTTTCAATCCTTCACATAAACGATATCAATTATTTGTCATGTATTCTTGATGTTGACATGCATCTCGACGTCATGAATCTCGAAAATACAACTAAAGAAGGAAATGCAACGACTAATCAAGAAAAAAGCAAAAGTCATGATTTTCTTTCGTCATTACATTCATGAGGACTTCAAGTCAGatatttaacaataaaaaatcatcaaatgTTGTGGAGTAAATTGAAAGAAATGTATGGTCATGTAAAATTAGTTTATCTTCCCAAGCTCGTTATGATTGGATATATTTGAGACTACAAGATTTTAGATCAGTAATTAAGTTATTATAATTCTGAATTATTTAGAATTAGTTCAAAAATTTTGTTATGTAGAGAAAATTTTACTGATACGGACATGTTGGAAAAAACATTTTCTACTTTTCATATCTTGAATATGCTTCTACAGCAACAATATCGAGAGAAAGATTTTACAAAATATTCTGAACTCGTCTCATGTCTTCTTGTTACTAAAGAAAATAACGAGTTGTTGATGAAAAACCATAAATCTCGAtcaattggaaaaaaaatcattccCTGAAGTGAATGTTGTGAATTTTAATCATGGACAGGGTCGTGGCCGTGGTTGAGGTAGAGATTGTGGTAGAAGAAGAaataattattgtttttgtGGTAGTTGTTCTAATAatctaaatttcaaaagaaCAAGACGAAACAATGATCATAAAGTGAAAGCATCACAAAATAAGCATTCAAAAAGTGATGAATAAATATGCTACCAATGTGGTATGACTGACATTGATCACGTGTTTGCTATACATCAAAACACTTTGTTTATCTATATTAAGCCTCcttagagaagaaaaaaaaagggaaaaatgtTGAAGTCAATTGTACCTACCAAGATAATGATATATTTCATCCACCCAACTTGACTACTTTGGGATGCATGTGGCAAATTTCTTTGAAACTTTAAGAGAAACCTGATGtttcttttgactttgaaaatatCTAAAATAATGTTGTTATTTTGTTAATATTAAATCTTATACATTCGAAGTGTGTTTTACTTATtgtaattatttctttttaaataaagaaatatgCATCATTTTCACACTTTTAGTGATTTAAATATGAACACATAAGATTTATGTCTAGCAGATAGTTCAACCACACACacaatatttacaaataaaaaattatatttttctaaactGACAATACTAAATGCAAAAGTCAATACAAAATCAAGCTCTACAAACCTAATTGAAGGATTTGAAAAGGCAAATATTAGTTGACTTAGAGGAACAAAATCCACAATTAATAATGTATTATTCTTTGGTCGATCAAAGAGAAATCTATTAAGTTTTAAAGATATATGTTGCAACGATTATCATATTAAGACCGATAGAAAGAATGGGATAGAATATCCTTATATAATATCTACTGTTTGAAATAAAAAACGTGTATACTAAAGAGGTTCCCGCTTTATCTTCTCTGGATTATATTGTACTCATATACGAGTCGTTGAAATATATGCAACAATGAATCTAAAATCGTTAGTTTAAATTGAAAAGTTGGATCATTAGATGACATCTCCTTAATTGTTGttctaaaaaaaacattatgcttttatatatattatctaAAAACCTATATAGCATTTTATAGTTTGTAAAATGCTTATATATGGCAACCAACGTATATGTTTGCTTTTGAATGATTTAACATCAGCTTATACTAGGGTAAAAGTTCTTTGATATTTTGTATTTGCATAGTAATTCCGAGTTTGCAATTGGTACTATTTTTTCATGTCTATTTAAATAGgattttgaaaataacaatatattaaataaaaataatgaatatcaAATAGATTTTCCACGATACAAAACATAGAAATaagatgaaaattttaaaacactTTTAgtcataaaataaatattttgtctatAATAGACTTTAGTTGTTTCACTTAGAAGCAACTAGTGGGTTGAACGAGACCTGCTGCAATTCCTCCAACATTGTTACATGTAGCTTGGGCTGTTTGATTCATATATGTAAGTCTTACATTCTCTAACTTTATTCCACCACATGGATTTGTTGGACTACAATCGAACTTTACTGCAATTTTGGTGGCTGATGTTCCATGAATGTCTTGATAAGTCACATCGTTAATTTTAACCCCAGAAGCCTATAATATGGTACAACAACTTAGCACTCAATAATAAAACAATTCATATGATCGAGGATTAAAGCATATTGAATTGATTAAATATTCATACCTTTTCCGGACATCCTTTGTGGCTTGGACAATAATTTTGATCGATAACAATTGGATTTTGGACATTGTCCATTACAATATGTTGGAAAAGAATGTTCCTAGCAAAACCATTGCTAGGCTTGCCCCATGCTTTGATTCTTACCCCATTTTGAGTGCGTGAAAATACAACATTCTTCACGGTAACATTTTGGACTCCATCCTCTTGTACATCCTTTGCTAAACTCCCAATGCTACAAATTATAACCAATTTTATTACAAAAATGTTGATAATTaagaatttatttatttattccgTCTATATATATTAGACTAATAATTCACAAAAAGTTTACCTTATTCCATGACCAGGTCCACATACAATATTTTCAATATGTAAATTAGAAGTACCAGGACCAATGGAAATGCAATCATCTCCAGTTCCTATTTTGGAGTTTAGTACAGCCACATTAGAGGACATTTGCACATGAATTCCGTCTGTGTTGGGACTATTGCCAGAGGCCAAGACCTTAAGACCTTTCATCGTGACATCTTGACAACCATTAATGACTATATGGAACATTTGGCTATTGAGTGATGTCAATGCGCTGATCACTACATTTTTGGAGTTAGAGAATTGAAGGGTCTGCGTGAACGGTAGAGAAGATtaggatttatttaaaataaaaaaaaatataataattttgagAGGAATTGTGGTTTTAGTTAATTTACTTACTGTGGCACCAGTTGGACAAGTAGTGCTACTAGAAGAATTCTTGCAAGCCCATAAACCAGCTCCCTTCCCATCAAGATTGCCACCTGAGACGGTAACTCCATCAACATGCCTAAAAATAATCCAAGCTGGAGAGTTTCCGATAACTTGAAAGTCGGAGGGAGCCACCAAAGTGCCATCAATGCGGATAAAGATTGCATTGTTTTTGCAAGGTCCATTGAAAATTCCAGAGCGAAGGTAATATCTTCCTCGTGGGACATAAATTGTGGTTGGTTTTGTGGAGGCACAAGCATTAGACCAAACAGTTTGAAATGCTTGTGTTGAGTCAGTTCTTCCATCACCTTTTCCTCCAAAGCTAACAACATTGTAAGACCATGCATTACCAAAAGTAAACAAATTCATCAATGCTACTAACACAATCAATATAATCGAACTACTCTTGATCTTCTCAAATTGGATGATCATCATCTTAATCGAATTTTCTTCTGATggtaatttttttcttttcaaatgcTTAAATTTGTGAAGGTGAGAGAGAACAATGATGAGAAAGTGGAAATATGATTTGATGGAATGAAGAAATTGTTGGTAGTATTTATAGGATCATCTaagaaagaacaaaaatataaatatgaagTTGATATGATAAAGTTGGGCCGTCGccacatttttaattttgatcaTTATAAGGAGGCCAAAGAAAGAAAACTAAGTAACGTAAACAATAAGAATAATAAGGATGTTTGACTAATTGTGTTGTAGCCTTATTTTTTAATTAGGAAAATGTTGGAAATTTGTGTAGAGTTTTTGTTCAGGAAATAAAATTTATCTATTGCTATTCAACTTAACAGTGGTAATAAGGTGGTTATTGTTATATATTATAATGATAGGATAAACAATAATAATCACCTATTTTTGTTTAAAGAAATTCTTGTGAATCTATTACAAAATATAACCCAACAATTTACATGAATCAAATGagaatttgataaattttgttaaattttataaataattttttttatatttaaaaattccCCATTTATAATTAGGCAGATATATGTTTCTATCTTATTTAGGTTTATTGTTTTAATGGAAATTTAATTCAGTTAAGTGTAACATTATAttctcaataaaaaaaaaaaattagagattCAGTTCAAATTTAAAAGGAAAGTATAATAGCTATTGTCTATTGATatgtaattaaaattttatttcctCTTTTGGACTAAACTAcgaatatatataaataataatatgtaATTGAGACTTAAATATTAAGTAACTTCATTTATATTAACGTAAAATTACGGTTTTAACTCTAAGATTATATATTTTCTGTCAAAGGCAGCTTAGTGCCATGGTGTTTGtgattaatattaattaaacaaaaataacacAAAATGGATATTATTGCATGGCATGTATTCATAAcacaattatttttaattattggtTGGTGTGTTACATACTCTGCTCTCATTTTACTCTATACAATTAACTGGGCTGATTTGATCCATTTAATTTCTTAACTTCTAGTACATAATGATTCACTcttcatattttaaaatttatgataaCTTAAGCTAATTGCTTAATGTTTTTTACTTGacttaagaaaaatatttgtcaaaaagtcttttttttaaagaatattcTCTTATAAAAAATAATGGTTTGTAATAAGAATATTCATGTATTTGACAACTAAATCTGGCATTATATACAAAGTGTGtttaaagaaaaaggaagtTGTATTAGGAGATTGGATGAAATGGTATGCATTGATTCGGTGCTGTTATCTTAATAATAATTGTTTGAATTCTGCCATATATCAAACACCAGCGTGGCAAAGGCAATTAGGCTGCTGCCTTTGGACAATGGACATTTATGCAAAATTATATCTTAAAACCTAAAACCCTTTGTTTTGCGTTAATATCACTTTACTTAATATTTAAGTCCCAATCCCATTTTCAGATTATTATATTGGCATTATTTTTTAATACCCAACTTATTCTAATTTTCCCACATTCCCCATTGCCGATTTCTTCATCTCAACATCCTCACGATTTTCACGCGTTTCTCATCCACTTCTCCTTTCtccatcttctcttcttcaTTCATCCATCCACatatgttcttttttcttcaatCACAATATTTCTTATATGATACTTCTCTATCACCATTTTCATTCCATTCCTTCAACGAGAGATTGTGATAGAGGAAGATATTGTGTTCAATAGTAT encodes:
- the LOC103499261 gene encoding polygalacturonase-like; translation: MMIIQFEKIKSSSIILIVLVALMNLFTFGNAWSYNVVSFGGKGDGRTDSTQAFQTVWSNACASTKPTTIYVPRGRYYLRSGIFNGPCKNNAIFIRIDGTLVAPSDFQVIGNSPAWIIFRHVDGVTVSGGNLDGKGAGLWACKNSSSSTTCPTGATTLQFSNSKNVVISALTSLNSQMFHIVINGCQDVTMKGLKVLASGNSPNTDGIHVQMSSNVAVLNSKIGTGDDCISIGPGTSNLHIENIVCGPGHGISIGSLAKDVQEDGVQNVTVKNVVFSRTQNGVRIKAWGKPSNGFARNILFQHIVMDNVQNPIVIDQNYCPSHKGCPEKASGVKINDVTYQDIHGTSATKIAVKFDCSPTNPCGGIKLENVRLTYMNQTAQATCNNVGGIAAGLVQPTSCF